The following coding sequences lie in one Brevibacterium marinum genomic window:
- a CDS encoding Rieske 2Fe-2S domain-containing protein: protein MTMIDVAAADEVAAGATMRIDVDDFEICIARDSDGTIHAVDDVCTHGEVSLAEGEVEGCAIECWLHGSQFDLTSGRPLSPPAFEPVAVYDCKEIAGRILLDPSTVVN from the coding sequence GTGACCATGATCGACGTTGCGGCCGCCGACGAGGTGGCCGCGGGCGCGACGATGCGGATCGACGTGGACGACTTCGAGATCTGCATCGCCCGCGACTCCGACGGCACGATCCATGCCGTCGACGATGTCTGCACCCACGGCGAGGTGTCCCTGGCCGAAGGCGAAGTGGAAGGTTGCGCCATCGAATGCTGGCTGCACGGCTCCCAGTTCGACCTGACTTCCGGTCGGCCGCTGAGCCCCCCGGCCTTCGAACCCGTTGCGGTCTACGACTGCAAAGAGATCGCCGGCCGCATCCTCCTTGACCCGAGCACAGTGGTCAACTGA
- the sufD gene encoding Fe-S cluster assembly protein SufD — protein sequence MTDTTNPLGLDEHSHGADVQVPDSKRDTRTRSFDVSAFPVPTGREEEWRFSPVRKLGDFFTDAASEAKLSTTGDLPEGISVEEISLGAAQELGILEPEDRPAAVAASRASAVTHYSVAANTELDGAAIIHADGNGSDIAHGHVVVSVGANAKATIVVEHEGLARYSELVSLVIGDGADVTFVSLQLWDEESQHVGQHDAIVGKDAKFKHINISLGGDIVRLNTNVRYSAAGGEAELLGLYFADAGQHFEHRTYIDHNTPKAKSNVHYKGALQGKDARSVWIGDVLIRPEALDIDTYELNRNLILTDGARADSVPNLEIETGDIAGAGHASSTGRFDEEHLFYLMSRGIPEDVARQLVVRGFFTEVIQKIKVPEIEEVLNERIEDELSRSVL from the coding sequence GTGACTGATACCACCAATCCATTGGGCCTCGATGAGCACTCTCACGGCGCCGACGTGCAGGTCCCCGATTCGAAGCGTGACACACGCACACGCAGCTTCGACGTCTCCGCCTTCCCCGTCCCGACCGGACGCGAGGAGGAATGGCGCTTTTCGCCGGTGCGCAAGCTCGGTGACTTCTTCACCGACGCCGCCTCCGAGGCGAAGCTGAGCACGACGGGCGACCTGCCTGAGGGCATCTCGGTCGAGGAGATCTCGCTCGGGGCCGCTCAGGAGCTGGGAATCCTCGAACCCGAGGATCGGCCGGCTGCAGTGGCAGCCAGCCGCGCCTCGGCGGTGACCCACTACTCGGTTGCCGCGAACACCGAACTCGACGGTGCCGCCATCATCCATGCCGATGGCAACGGCAGCGACATCGCCCATGGGCACGTCGTCGTCTCCGTCGGCGCGAACGCCAAGGCGACCATCGTCGTCGAGCACGAAGGACTCGCCCGGTACTCCGAGCTCGTCTCCCTCGTGATCGGAGACGGCGCCGACGTCACCTTCGTGTCCCTGCAGCTCTGGGACGAGGAATCGCAGCATGTGGGCCAGCACGATGCGATCGTGGGCAAGGATGCGAAGTTCAAGCACATCAACATCAGCCTCGGTGGAGACATCGTGCGACTGAACACGAACGTGCGCTACTCGGCAGCCGGGGGAGAGGCCGAACTGCTCGGACTCTACTTCGCCGATGCCGGTCAGCACTTCGAACACCGCACCTATATCGATCACAACACGCCGAAGGCGAAGTCGAACGTCCACTACAAGGGTGCGCTTCAGGGCAAGGACGCACGCAGCGTGTGGATCGGCGATGTGCTCATCCGTCCAGAGGCCCTCGACATCGACACCTATGAGCTCAACCGCAACCTCATCCTCACGGACGGGGCGCGTGCGGACTCGGTGCCGAACCTCGAGATCGAAACCGGCGACATCGCCGGCGCCGGACACGCGTCGTCGACGGGACGCTTCGACGAGGAGCATCTCTTCTACCTGATGAGCCGCGGCATCCCGGAGGACGTCGCCCGTCAGCTCGTGGTCCGCGGATTCTTCACCGAAGTGATCCAGAAGATCAAGGTGCCTGAGATCGAGGAAGTCCTCAACGAACGAATCGAGGACGAACTCTCCCGGAGCGTTCTGTGA
- the sufB gene encoding Fe-S cluster assembly protein SufB gives MTDTGNRIIDANPELKDLGQYAFGWHDENDAGEFAERGLSEDVVRNISRLKDEPDWMLQRRLKALKLFDKKPMPSWGADLTGIQFEDIKYFVRSTEGQATSWEDLPEDIRKTYDKLGIPEAEKQRLVAGVAAQYESEVVYHQINEELEAQGVIFMDTDTGLREHPEIFEEYFGSIIPAGDNKFSALNTAVWSGGSFVYVPKGVHVEIPLQAYFRINTENMGQFERTLIIADEGSSVHYVEGCTAPIYTTDSLHSAVVEIVAKKDAEVRYTTIQNWSNNVYNLVTKRAIAEEGASMEWVDGNIGSKVTMKYPAIWLTGEHARGETLSVAFAGEGQHQDTGAKMVHAAPHTHSSIVSKSVARGGGRAGYRGLIHVHPGAEGSSNNVLCDALLVDNVSRSDTYPYIDIREDDVTLGHEATVSKVSEDQLFYLMSRGMEETEAMAMIVRGFVEPIARELPMEYALELNRLIELQMEGAVG, from the coding sequence ATGACTGACACAGGCAATCGGATCATCGATGCGAATCCCGAGCTCAAAGACCTCGGACAGTACGCATTCGGTTGGCACGACGAAAACGACGCGGGCGAGTTCGCGGAACGCGGGCTCTCGGAGGACGTCGTCCGCAACATCTCGAGGCTGAAGGACGAACCGGACTGGATGCTGCAGCGCCGCCTCAAGGCGCTCAAGCTGTTCGACAAGAAGCCGATGCCCAGCTGGGGTGCCGATCTCACGGGAATCCAATTCGAGGACATCAAATACTTCGTCCGTTCGACAGAGGGCCAGGCAACGTCCTGGGAGGATCTGCCCGAGGACATCCGCAAGACCTACGACAAGCTCGGCATCCCCGAAGCGGAGAAGCAGCGCCTCGTCGCCGGTGTCGCGGCTCAGTACGAGTCCGAGGTCGTCTACCACCAGATCAATGAGGAGCTCGAGGCTCAGGGTGTCATCTTCATGGACACCGACACCGGTCTGCGCGAGCACCCGGAGATCTTCGAAGAGTACTTCGGTTCGATCATCCCTGCCGGTGACAACAAGTTCTCGGCGCTCAACACCGCGGTCTGGTCCGGCGGGTCATTCGTCTACGTCCCCAAGGGCGTCCACGTCGAGATCCCTCTGCAGGCCTACTTCCGGATCAACACGGAGAACATGGGCCAGTTCGAACGCACCCTCATCATCGCCGACGAGGGCTCGTCGGTGCATTACGTCGAGGGTTGCACTGCACCGATCTACACGACCGACTCGCTGCACTCCGCAGTCGTCGAGATCGTGGCCAAGAAGGATGCGGAGGTCCGCTACACGACCATCCAGAACTGGTCGAACAACGTCTACAACCTGGTCACCAAGCGTGCGATCGCCGAAGAGGGCGCTTCGATGGAATGGGTCGACGGCAACATCGGCTCGAAGGTCACCATGAAGTACCCGGCCATCTGGCTGACCGGCGAACACGCCAGGGGCGAGACCCTGTCCGTGGCCTTCGCCGGTGAGGGACAGCACCAGGACACCGGTGCGAAGATGGTCCACGCCGCTCCGCACACACACTCTTCGATCGTGTCGAAGTCCGTGGCCCGAGGCGGCGGCCGCGCAGGCTACCGCGGACTCATCCATGTCCACCCGGGCGCCGAGGGTTCGTCGAACAACGTTCTCTGCGACGCGCTCCTGGTCGACAACGTCTCACGTTCGGACACCTACCCCTACATCGATATCCGTGAGGACGATGTGACTCTCGGTCACGAGGCCACAGTGTCGAAGGTGAGTGAGGATCAGCTCTTCTACCTCATGAGCCGCGGCATGGAGGAGACCGAGGCGATGGCGATGATCGTCCGCGGATTCGTCGAGCCGATCGCTCGCGAACTGCCGATGGAATACGCCCTCGAGCTCAACCGCCTCATCGAACTGCAGATGGAAGGTGCAGTGGGCTGA
- a CDS encoding helix-turn-helix transcriptional regulator — translation MAANDTEDRRTRQKVFRSVLDEGPITASELARLLDLTPAAIRRHMDALESEGLIEVRELAGKQAGRGRPARHYVVTSEGHGSVSHSYDELAVNILRFMQDRVGADAVEDFTEDLIAKLRDRLGGELDRRGGTTVASRSRGLAAALTREGYAASATPVAAGTPLEAMQLCQGHCPIQAVASEFPEICEAELAMFSDYLGVDVRRLSSLAHGDHVCTTHIPTSELTRPLIHSNDRPQGGSR, via the coding sequence ATGGCAGCGAACGACACAGAAGACCGTCGGACACGGCAGAAGGTGTTCAGATCGGTGCTCGATGAAGGGCCGATCACTGCCTCCGAGCTTGCCAGGTTGCTCGACCTGACTCCTGCGGCGATCCGTCGCCATATGGATGCGCTGGAGAGCGAGGGGCTCATCGAGGTTCGCGAGCTCGCCGGCAAACAGGCAGGTCGCGGTCGACCGGCCAGGCACTATGTGGTCACCTCAGAGGGCCACGGCTCCGTCAGCCACTCCTACGACGAACTGGCGGTCAACATCCTCCGGTTCATGCAGGACCGCGTCGGGGCCGACGCCGTCGAGGACTTCACCGAGGACCTGATCGCGAAACTGCGCGACCGCCTCGGCGGGGAGCTGGACAGACGGGGAGGCACCACCGTGGCTTCCCGTTCCCGCGGGCTGGCCGCAGCGCTGACGAGGGAGGGCTACGCCGCCTCGGCGACCCCGGTGGCAGCCGGCACTCCCCTCGAAGCGATGCAGCTGTGCCAGGGCCACTGTCCGATCCAGGCGGTGGCATCCGAGTTCCCCGAGATCTGCGAAGCAGAACTTGCAATGTTCTCGGACTACCTCGGCGTCGATGTCCGCAGGCTTTCGTCTCTGGCGCACGGCGACCACGTCTGCACCACCCACATTCCGACCTCGGAACTCACCAGACCACTCATCCACAGCAATGATCGACCTCAAGGAGGTTCACGATGA
- a CDS encoding ATP-binding cassette domain-containing protein, producing the protein MSESALTIRGLHYSYGAHHVVDGIDLEAATGFILGVLGPNGAGKSTTISLAVGTRAPDAGTVEIFGFDPHREHERTALLAGVMLQDGGLPMSAKPLQVLRHLASLYPDPLPADELAGPLGIHEFSSRTIRRLSGGQKQRVALAAALIGRPRLVFLDEPCAGLDPQARAVVHDYIRELAAASVAVVLTTHDLTEAEELADEVVVIDRGRIIAQGAPEDLRNASPAGRRLVIATDRDLDAAPRELIETMNTIAPTSAMGSALVVDGDLDSAAIAGLCTVVAEAGLAITDIDMHSQSLADVFFELTGRPLR; encoded by the coding sequence GTGTCAGAATCGGCCCTCACCATCCGTGGTCTTCACTACTCGTACGGCGCGCACCACGTCGTCGACGGAATCGACCTCGAAGCCGCCACCGGATTCATCCTCGGTGTGCTCGGGCCCAATGGTGCCGGCAAGTCGACGACGATCTCACTGGCGGTGGGCACCAGAGCCCCCGATGCCGGCACGGTCGAGATCTTCGGCTTCGACCCCCACCGCGAGCATGAGCGCACAGCGCTGCTCGCCGGTGTCATGCTCCAGGACGGGGGGCTGCCGATGAGCGCGAAGCCGCTGCAGGTGCTGCGGCACCTCGCCTCCCTCTATCCCGACCCCCTCCCCGCCGACGAACTCGCCGGGCCGCTGGGCATACACGAATTCTCCTCGCGCACGATCCGCCGCCTCTCCGGTGGGCAGAAGCAGCGCGTGGCTCTGGCCGCCGCGCTCATCGGCAGACCTCGGCTGGTCTTCCTCGATGAGCCCTGTGCCGGTCTCGACCCCCAGGCCAGGGCCGTCGTCCACGACTACATCCGCGAGCTGGCCGCCGCCTCGGTGGCAGTGGTCCTGACGACCCATGACCTCACCGAGGCAGAGGAGCTCGCCGATGAGGTCGTCGTCATCGATCGCGGCCGCATCATCGCCCAGGGAGCGCCCGAGGACCTGCGCAACGCCTCCCCCGCCGGTCGCCGACTCGTCATCGCCACCGACCGGGACCTCGACGCCGCACCTCGCGAACTCATCGAGACCATGAACACGATCGCCCCCACCTCGGCGATGGGATCGGCCCTCGTCGTCGACGGCGACCTCGACAGTGCAGCGATCGCGGGCCTGTGCACGGTCGTCGCCGAGGCGGGCCTGGCGATCACGGACATCGACATGCACTCGCAGTCGCTGGCCGACGTGTTCTTCGAGCTCACAGGCAGGCCGCTGCGATGA
- a CDS encoding ABC transporter permease: protein MSTTPPMRAKRLMAQTRFETVSVLRNGEQLLLSLILPLGMLVFLAKTPLLGALRVVADGRDPLTVALPGALSLCLASTAFTGQAIATAFDRRYGVLRQLATTPLGTNGLIFGKLGAVVAVVIIQFLLAFAIALGLGFEGPVDVLSLLVTTLLGTAALLSLGLLMAGTVRAEATLAGANLIWVVMAGVGGLVLAHPGEWGTVVGYLPSGALGDAMRAAVGGAGFDVKALIVLLVWGLLGTLAARRWFRFE from the coding sequence ATGAGCACGACGCCGCCGATGAGAGCGAAACGCCTCATGGCGCAGACGAGGTTCGAGACCGTCTCGGTTCTGCGCAACGGTGAGCAGCTGCTGCTCTCCCTCATCCTGCCGCTGGGCATGCTCGTGTTCCTCGCGAAGACTCCCCTGCTCGGCGCTCTCAGGGTCGTTGCCGACGGGAGGGATCCGCTCACCGTGGCGCTGCCCGGTGCGCTGAGCCTGTGCCTGGCCTCGACGGCTTTCACGGGCCAGGCGATCGCCACCGCCTTCGACCGCCGCTACGGGGTGCTGCGCCAGCTGGCGACGACGCCGCTGGGCACCAATGGCCTCATCTTCGGCAAACTCGGCGCGGTCGTCGCGGTCGTCATCATCCAGTTCCTGCTCGCCTTCGCCATCGCCCTCGGACTCGGCTTCGAGGGCCCGGTCGACGTTCTTTCGCTGCTGGTGACCACATTGCTTGGCACCGCTGCGCTCCTGTCCCTAGGCTTGCTCATGGCGGGGACCGTGCGCGCGGAGGCCACGCTGGCCGGTGCCAATCTGATCTGGGTGGTCATGGCCGGTGTCGGCGGGCTCGTCCTCGCCCACCCGGGTGAGTGGGGCACCGTAGTCGGGTATCTGCCCTCCGGTGCCCTCGGCGATGCCATGCGCGCGGCCGTCGGCGGTGCCGGCTTCGACGTCAAAGCTCTGATCGTGCTCCTCGTGTGGGGGCTGCTGGGAACGCTTGCGGCACGCAGGTGGTTCCGATTCGAATGA
- a CDS encoding COX15/CtaA family protein: MVTTKIRVAAWIMLIAQAGIILSGAIVRLTGSGLGCTDWPKCTPDSLVTTPEMGIHGLIEFGNRTLAVLLALLGVVIFLMLWKDRKRRPDLFWLNLGLLAIVPVQAIVGGITVWTKLNPWVVAGHFVPSAIAVGVAAYFVRRTYDTGVRTGRKAPAPLPALAWTILGLTAIVVILGVLTTGAGPHSGSTMSTRNGLDTLWIARAHAFPVWLLVIATVVSLVLAHKKHSAMVRPLVVLLIIELAQGVIGYIQYFTGVPIVLVALHMIGISATVAASVAVVDSAYRRTTHDSTDHAVPAIR, translated from the coding sequence ATGGTCACAACCAAGATCCGTGTCGCCGCCTGGATCATGCTCATCGCACAGGCCGGCATCATTCTGAGCGGCGCCATCGTCCGTCTCACCGGCTCCGGGCTCGGCTGCACCGACTGGCCCAAATGCACCCCCGATTCGTTGGTGACGACGCCGGAGATGGGCATCCACGGCCTCATCGAGTTCGGCAACCGCACATTGGCGGTGCTGCTGGCCCTGCTCGGCGTCGTCATCTTCCTCATGCTGTGGAAGGACCGCAAGCGGCGTCCCGATCTGTTCTGGCTCAACCTCGGACTCCTCGCCATCGTCCCGGTCCAGGCCATCGTCGGCGGGATCACCGTGTGGACGAAACTCAACCCCTGGGTCGTGGCCGGGCATTTCGTGCCCTCGGCCATCGCCGTCGGCGTCGCCGCCTACTTCGTCCGGCGCACCTACGACACGGGAGTGCGCACGGGGCGGAAGGCACCGGCCCCCCTGCCGGCCCTGGCGTGGACCATCCTCGGTCTGACCGCGATCGTCGTGATCCTGGGAGTGCTGACGACAGGTGCGGGCCCACACTCGGGGTCGACGATGTCGACGCGCAACGGCCTGGACACCCTGTGGATCGCCCGGGCGCACGCCTTCCCGGTATGGCTCCTGGTCATCGCAACCGTCGTCTCCCTCGTCCTCGCCCATAAGAAGCACAGCGCCATGGTCCGGCCCCTCGTCGTGCTGCTCATCATCGAACTCGCACAGGGCGTCATCGGCTACATCCAGTACTTCACCGGTGTGCCGATCGTACTTGTGGCCCTCCATATGATCGGGATCTCGGCCACGGTCGCGGCAAGCGTTGCCGTCGTCGACAGCGCATACCGGAGGACCACTCATGACAGCACCGATCACGCCGTGCCTGCGATTCGCTGA